GGGTGGTCAGTTTCGAGCCAATTTTCCGGATGCTTCTAATCAGCTGAGTGGTGGCTCGCGCGCCAGTGACAACCAACGCATCTATGAGCAGCGCCAGGCGATTAACTATGGCTACAATCCGAATGATGACCGTATAGACCTACAAGTCACCCTGTACCACAGTGAAAACGGTCTCAATATTATTCGTGCGGAAAATGAACTAGCTTTAACCGAATCCTATGGCATGAATCTGTTTAACACCAGTCGTTTTAGTTTGGGTGCCAGCCAGCATGCGCTGACCTATGGCAGCGACTATTTTCGCGATGAAAACCGCTACCGTAATCGCACAACCGGTGATGCGCGCAGTGAGTTTGCGCTTAATCATGGCGTGTATTTGCAAGATCGGATGAGTTATGGCCCGGTACGCTTAAGTGGTGGTTTGCGTTATGACAGCTACTACAGCCGTTTAGACAATCAATATCGCAATGCTGGCGATGGTTGGTCACCTAATTTGAGTGGTGAGTGGGATGTGCTAACCGGTCAGCAACAGGTCACCCTCTTTGCCGGTTACGGTGAGTCATTACGCGGTTCACGATTAAACCAAGCCTATTGGTTGTCGAAATACCCGCGCCCAGGACAAACCTTTCAGGGCCTTCCGGTCTCATTTGAGTTAGGCAAAAACGGCAAAATTAAGCCGGAACGCGCTATGTTGCAGGAAGCTGGGGTGCGCTGGCATAGCGATGACCTATTCACGAGCAATGACCATGCGGGCTTGGAATTAACGTTTTATCGCACTGAAATTAAAGATTACTGGCGAACAAGTGGTGAGGGTCCAAATAGACCCACAACATTTTTTAGAAACGCTCAGGACCCAAGACTCGGTCCGGGTGAGTTGCCATTCAAGCATCATATCTATAGCGAAGGCTATGAGTTGCGTGGCCATTGGGGTTTAAACCGCGTGTTGATGGAAGCGGCTTATAGTCACAACAAATTACGTGGCTATGATGGTTTGCCAGCCGATACCACCGGTGCGTCAGCACGAGTCGGTAGCTCCGTCGGTGACAAGCTGGTATTAAATGGCCTGTGGCAAGCGCAGGACAATCTCGCCTTAGGCTATACCTTTACAGGGGTAGAAAAACTGCGCGATGTTCGACCAGGTCGGCCAGAAAAACCCGGCTACATCACCCATGATCTGCAGGTGCAATGGCAACCCGCTGCGGTGGCCAAACAA
This Thiomicrospira cyclica ALM1 DNA region includes the following protein-coding sequences:
- a CDS encoding TonB-dependent receptor plug domain-containing protein; amino-acid sequence: MNTYLKRLTLAVTTLMTASPGLVMANNDHQHTEKNSLPTIQVNRDAPINTFERDVDLASAELYQAKTLNDLFRLDPAIRVVSGATRNGQKIVLRGVEDLNLNIQIDGARQGANLFHHQGRLQIDPALYKQVRVFSGSAPADAGPGALGGSVQFETVDAQDWLRPGERIGARVGGQYESARDLGGLTTSVYGQLDDYTGLLAYMRRTQNSDLRAGGGETVPSTAGSHNNYLLKLSMLDRNDHSLRISAQASEDLGGQFRANFPDASNQLSGGSRASDNQRIYEQRQAINYGYNPNDDRIDLQVTLYHSENGLNIIRAENELALTESYGMNLFNTSRFSLGASQHALTYGSDYFRDENRYRNRTTGDARSEFALNHGVYLQDRMSYGPVRLSGGLRYDSYYSRLDNQYRNAGDGWSPNLSGEWDVLTGQQQVTLFAGYGESLRGSRLNQAYWLSKYPRPGQTFQGLPVSFELGKNGKIKPERAMLQEAGVRWHSDDLFTSNDHAGLELTFYRTEIKDYWRTSGEGPNRPTTFFRNAQDPRLGPGELPFKHHIYSEGYELRGHWGLNRVLMEAAYSHNKLRGYDGLPADTTGASARVGSSVGDKLVLNGLWQAQDNLALGYTFTGVEKLRDVRPGRPEKPGYITHDLQVQWQPAAVAKQALRLTAALENIFDTRYADHATVRDVVSGEEVTTLDAGRNLRLSAEWQF